TCGCGCCCGGTAACCCGCGCCTGCCGCCCATCGTCATCTCACCCTTCGTGCTCGCCGTGCCACCCGGCTCGCTCGCGCAGCCGGACGGGATCGAGGTGGATGCGACGCTCTGGGTGCCGCTTTCCGCCCTGCGCGAAGAAAACGCCGTCTCCGAGCTGCTGATCGAGCTGGGCAACGGCGAGAGCCGGAGCTTCCCCTCATTGCAGTACGGCGAGTACGTGATCTGGGGATTGACGCACGCGATCCTGACGTCGTTCCTGCAGGTGGCGGAAGGGGCAGGGGTGTAGCGGACGTGCCCGAGGGGCCAGGGTGTGGACGTGCCGGAGGGCCGGGGGTGTAGCGGACGTGCCGCAGAGTCGTGTGCTCTGCGCCGATTCCTACGACGGCAGCCGCGCCGCCAGCCCCGGCTGGCGTACGCCGTCGCTGAAGCCGGGGAGTTCGCATTCGGGGCCCGCCGGCATGCGATCGTTCCGGGACTGCAATGCCTCCTCGATCGCGGCCTCGATCTCCGCAGCCACGCCCGCTTCGATCGCTTCCAGCCGGGAGCGCGCGATGCCCTCTTCTTCGAGATAGGCCTCGTACATCCCGATCGGATCGCGCGCACCCCAGAAGCGGAAAAGCTCGGGCGCGAATGTGCGGCGCGCCTCCGCCTCGTCGTGCGTTGCGTGACCACCCATCCGGAAGGTCTCCACGATCATGAGCGACGCGCCGTCGCCGGCACGCGCGCGCTCGGCAGCGATACGCGTCGCCGCATAGACGTCGAGCACGTTGTTGCCGTCCACCTCGAAGCCGTGCAGCCCGTACATCCGCGGCCAGGCCCGGAAGTCGCCACCCTGGTGCTGGTCGACGCGCGTGCCGAGTGCGACCTGGTTGTTCTGGACGACGAAGATCGCCGGAACGCGGAGCACGCCGGCGAGGTTGAGCCCCTCGTGCGCCATCCCGGTCTTGGTGGAACCGTCGCCGACCCAGGTGAGCGCCACCCGCGGCTCGCCGCGCTGCAGAAACGCCAGCGCCACCCCCGTCACCAGCGGGACCGTCTCACCGACGTGCGAGATCGGCGCGAGGATGCCGCGCGCCAGGTCGCCGATGTGCCCGTCATGCCCCCGGTTCGGGCTGTCCGCGGTCGCCAGGTAGCCGCACAGGCACTGGACCAGCGGCATCCCCATCTCGTGCAGCGCCCCGGCATTCCGGATCATGGGACCCACGACGTCGCGCTCCCGGTCCAGCGCGTGTACGCCGCCGATCGTCACGGCCTCTTCGCCCGTGCCGAGCCAGGCCTTGGAGATCACCCCCTGCCGGACCCAGCGCTTGAGCGCGTAGTCGTGCAGCCGGAAGCGGACCATGCCGGCGTATAGTGCGAGCAGCGTGTCCTCGTCCAGCGAGCCGACGACCTCCGCCCGCGCAGGATCGGAGTGGACGCGCTCCCGGAACGCCCGGACCAGCGCCGGGTCGGCCGTCCAGTCGAGGTACTCCGGGGGATCGAAGATGGGGCTCCGCTTCATGGGAGCGAAGCTAATCCGGAAGGTCGCGGCG
Above is a window of Longimicrobiales bacterium DNA encoding:
- a CDS encoding thiamine pyrophosphate-dependent dehydrogenase E1 component subunit alpha — encoded protein: MKRSPIFDPPEYLDWTADPALVRAFRERVHSDPARAEVVGSLDEDTLLALYAGMVRFRLHDYALKRWVRQGVISKAWLGTGEEAVTIGGVHALDRERDVVGPMIRNAGALHEMGMPLVQCLCGYLATADSPNRGHDGHIGDLARGILAPISHVGETVPLVTGVALAFLQRGEPRVALTWVGDGSTKTGMAHEGLNLAGVLRVPAIFVVQNNQVALGTRVDQHQGGDFRAWPRMYGLHGFEVDGNNVLDVYAATRIAAERARAGDGASLMIVETFRMGGHATHDEAEARRTFAPELFRFWGARDPIGMYEAYLEEEGIARSRLEAIEAGVAAEIEAAIEEALQSRNDRMPAGPECELPGFSDGVRQPGLAARLPS